TAGCGAAGACTCCGTTTCAGAGCCTTCAGACGCCGACGTGGTCCTTTCGAGTGCAGGCGCCAGTTTCGTCGCCGAGAGTTCAAGCTCGTCGCAAACACCTAACTCCTCTGAAACTTTTGCCGAACCAGGCGCCCTCGCAATCGCGACGACCGTCGCCCAAGACACACTCGAGCTTTTCAACTTCGGGGGCGTCCCGCTCGACTTTGCGGCGGATTCGTTCCTCACAAAGTTCGATTACGGCGACATCGTTACGCTGATGATCGACGGCTACGACACGCTTGACGTCCCCGTGACCGCGAACTTTAACGATGTCACCGTGGGCGAGTTCTTTTTGTACGCCTCTGGCGGTACAAACAACGTAATGCTTGAACTCAGTTACGGCCAGGCGGCAGAGGCGTTTGGCATTACGCGGGGCGCGAAATTCCCGATTAATGCGGCCGTGCAGCTAAAAGAAAAGAGCGGCTACCTCGCCTATTGGGCGATGTCCGAGAACATCTTGATGTCGGGTGACCCCGAAATGTACCCCGGCCTCTCCATCGAAGAGTTCGCGAATTTCAGGATGGTGAAAACCCGCGGGATGGGCGAGGGCGTGCTTTACCGTTCATCGAGCCCGGTCGACCCGGCGCTTGCCCGCAACACCTACGCAGATTCCCTGTCAAAGGTCGCCGGAGTCGCCACGTTCGTGAACCTTGCGAACAGCGAAGAAGGTGCCGCGTCGTTTACCGGTTTCGCTGAATCCTATTACGCCACGCAGAACGTGGTTTATCTGGAACTACAGCCGTCTTTTGCGAACACGTCGTTCAAGGAGGGCCTTGTCCAAGGGTTCCGCTATATTGCCGACCACGACGGCCCCTACCTGGTGCATTGCACATACGGCATGGACCGCACGGGCTTCACGATCGCGGTGCTCGAAGCCCTGATGGGCGCCACCGCCAGTGAAATCAAGGATGATTACGTGCAGACCCACAAAAACTTTTACCTTTATTCCAAAGACGGCTACTCCCCCTTGACGGTGGAGCATTTGGATTTGTACAAGAAAATCATAGCCAAGAACTTGCAGGCCGCCTATAACCTGGTCGATGTCGACATCTCCGATTTCGAGAACGCCGATCTCGCCGCCGCGACCGAGAAATACTTGCTCGCCATCGGCATGCAAAAGTCCGAAATCGCCGCACTAAAAAACCGCCTGAGTGCTCCATAATCGTCGCGGCTTTGGATTTTGCCGACCCGTACTAAACCTTAATCCCCAGGCGATTCACCTTGTAGTGCATCATGCGGGGGCTCACGCTCAGGTCGCGGCCGGCGGCGCTCAGGTTGCCGTTGTTCCTGCGCAGGGCTTCGGTCAAAATCTCGCGCTCGTAGCTGTCCATGAGGGTGGCTAGCGGGCTTCCGCCTTCGGGCAAAAGCGCGGTGCCGCTGGTCACGTCGGTCTGCAAGGTGGGCGGCAGGTCGTGCGAATGGATGCAGTCGTCGGTGGTGGCGAGCGCCGCGCGTTCGATGCAGTTCTCGAGTTCCTGTACGTTGCCCGGCCAGTGGTAGCTCATGAGCATGTCGATGGCGGGCGTAGAAAGGCGCGTCACGTGCTTGCCGTACTTGAGGTTCACCTGTGCGATAAAGTGTTCTGCCAACAGCAAGATGTCGCTCTTGCGTTGCGCCAAGTCGGGGAGCGTAATCTGCACGATGTTCAGGCGGTAGAAGAGGTCTTCGCGGAACAGCTTCTGCTGCATCATCTCTTCGAGATTCCTGCTCGAGGCGGCGATGAGGCGCACGTCGGAATGGAGCTGCATGTTTCCGCCCAGGCGGTTGAAGGTCTGCCCTTGCATAAATCGCAGCAGTTTCTCCTGGTCGGGGAGGCCGAGCGCCGAGACGTCGTCGAGGAATAGCGTGCCGCCGTTCGCGACTTCTGCCTTGCCGATATGGCGGGTGTTCGCGCCGAGGAATGCCCCGCGTTCGTAGCCGAAGAGTTCGCTCTCGAAGGCGCTCGCCGGGTTTCCGAAGCTTTCGCGGAGGTTCGCGCACCCGAGTACGGTGAACGGGCCCCCTTTGCGCGGGGAGAGTTCCGCGATGGTGCGGGCGGTGAGCTCCTTGCCGGTGCCGTCGTTGCCGTAAATAAGCGCGGGCGCGTCGTTGCCGGCGCAGGCTTTAATTTGCTTGTACACGCTGCGCATCTCGCCGCTGTTGCCGACCATCTTGCCGGGCTTCTCGTCGATGATATCGCGCAGAGCCTTGATTTCGGCTTTCAGCCGTTCTATTTCTTCTGCTTCCGTCGTCATTCCTTGTCCGTTAAGTCATGCTGAACAACGTCACCCTGAATTCATTTCAGGGTTGGTTCAGCATCTGCATTCTCGTGTCTGAACCTCTTGTGTCATTACAATAATGTAATAATATACATTAATTTTACAAAAATGTAATGAAATTTCGGAAAAACACTCCAAAAAACGGGTGCCAAGCTCTATTTTTATTCCTAATTTCTTTTTCATAAAATGAAAAACCGCCCAAAATGAGGTTCAAGATGAGCGTAAGCTACCGCAAAAAGACAATCAACGAAATCGCGAAGGAGCCGACCGCGCCTGTCAAGCCGGCTGCCCCGGTCAATGTCGATTTCTACGGCGAAGATGTGTTCAACATCGATGCCATGCGCGAATACCTGCCCAAGGACGTTTGCGAAAAGCTGATTGCGACCATCAACGAGGGCGCCGCCCTTGACCCCTCCATCGCTGCCGACGTGGCGCATGCCATGAAGAAGTGGGCGATGGACCGCGGTGCCACTCACTTTACGCATTGGTTCCAGCCTTTGACGGGTTCCACCGCCGAGAAGCACGACAGCTTCCTAGAACCGAGCGGCGGCAAGGCCATTATGGTGTTGAGCGGCAAGAACCTGATTGTGGGCGAGCCCGACGCCTCGAGTTTCCCGAGCGGCGGTCTGCGTTCCACGTTCGAGGCCCGCGGCTACACCGCCTGGGACCCGACTTCCCCTGCATTCATCAAGCGTCACGGTAACGGTGCAACGCTCTGCATCCCGACGGCGTTCTGCAGCTACACCGGCGAAGCGCTCGACAAAAAGACTCCGCTCCTGCGCAGCCTGCAGGCCCTTTCCAAGTCTACCCGCCGCCTCATGACCTGCTTCAAGGCGGGCCCCAAGAAGACGACCGTCACACTCGGTGCCGAACAGGAATATTTCCTCATCGACAAGCGCTTCTACCTGCAACGCCCCGACCTGTACCAGGCCGGCCGCACGCTGTTCGGTGCCGCTCCCGCGAAGCACCAACAGATGGATGATCATTACTTTGGTAGTATTCCTGCCCGCATCCTCAATTTCATGAACGAAGTCGAGACCGAACTCTGGAAGCTCGGCATCCCGGCGAAGACTCGCCACAACGAAGTCGCGCCCGCGCAGTTCGAACTCGCCCCGATGTTCGAGGAAGTGAACCTCGCCTGCGACCACAACATGATGATTATGGAAGTGCTCCGCAACGTGGCCGACAAGAACGGCCTCGTGTGCCTGCTGCACGAAAAGCCCTTCGCCGGCGTGAACGGTTCCGGCAAGCACAACAACTGGTCGCTCTCCTACGGCAAGGGCAACTTGCTCAACCCGGGCAAGGACCCGCACCAGAATGCCGTGTTCCTCACCACGCTCTGCGCCATCATCTACGCTGTCGACACTCACGCCGATTTGCTCCGCATGACTGTGGCTGGCGCCGGCAACGACCACCGCCTCGGTGCGAACGAAGCTCCTCCGGCGATCGTCTCCATGTTCCTCGGCGATCAGCTGATGGACGTCATCGAACAGATTGAACAGGGCGTGCCCAAGTCCTCTAAGCAGGCTGGCGCGCTCCGCATTGGTGCCGACATGTTGCCGGCCCTCCCGCGCGATGCTACCGACCGCAACAGGACTTCTCCGTTTGCGTTCACCGGCAACAAGTTCGAATTCCGCGCTCCGGGTTCCAGCCAGAGCTGCTCCGAACCGAACGTGGTTTTGAACACCATCGTGGCCGAAGCTTTCGACATGATTTCGGAACAGCTCGAAAAGCTTGACGAGAAGAACTTCCACACGGGCCTGCAAAAGATTTTGCAGAAGATCGTGAAGGAACACAAGCGCGTGATTTTCAACGGCAACGGCTATACCGACGAATGGATTGCCGAAGCTGAACGCCGCGGTCTCCCGAATATTCGTACCTCCGTGGAAGCCCTCAAGGCTCTCACCAAGGAAGAAAATATTCAGTTGTTCGAAAAGTACGGTGTGATGAACCGCCGCGAAATGGAATCCCGCTACGAAATCAACGTCGAAGATTTCCACAAGAGAATCCACATCGAAGGCGAAGTCTGCCGCGACATGGCCAAAAACATCATCTTGCCGAAGGTCGTCGAGGCTTACTCCAGCGCCCTCAAGACGAACGAGATGGCCTTGAACCAGGGCTTCCCGGGCGTCGATGCCTACGTGAAGTCTCTCGGCGAAGGCGTGAAGAACCTGAGTGCCGCCATCGCAACGATGGAAGAAAGCCTGAACGGCCTGCACGAAGAAATTCTCGATGCGATGGCCGCTTTGCGCAAGGTTGTCGATGGCCTCGAGAAGGTCGTCCCCGACGAGATGTGGCCTTTGCCGAAGTATCGTGAGATGTTGTTTATTTACTAGTAGTGTCATCCTGAGCGGAGAGGCAAAGCCTCGTAGTCGAAGGATCTCTAGTAATAGTCCTTAAATTTTCCCTGCCTTCGGGCGGGGAATTTTTTAGATTTGGTTCTGTCATGTTTTTCAGGAAACATCTGGGGCTTGTCTTTGGATTTGGAGTGGCGGCAGTTTCGCTTGCCATGGTCTGCCTTTCTACTCGTCCGCTTATCCCGTTGGTCGTTCAGGAACAGATTGAAGACGATCTTGAAAAATGCGGCGGTGAACTGAAAGAGGCCCGCTGTGCGGTAAGTGGCGAAGACGGCTGGATTTTCTTGCAGGAAAGCCTTGTCAATCTGGTGGTGGACTGGAAAGAAAACTTGAATTCTTTTGTCGCCTTCAATGATTCACTGGAAGCGCGTGGTATCAAGTTGGTGGTCGTGCCTGTTCCGGACAAATTGCAAATCGAGGCGGAACATTATTCGGAAGAATTGTCGGGAGGGATTGTCGCCCCGCAATATGAGGAATGGGTGGACGCTCTGCAAGACGAAGGTGTTGTCGTTATCGATGCGGTAGAGGAGTTTCTCGAAAAGAACGAGGAAACGCCCATGTTCGAGGCGTACGAAAGCCATTACACCAGCGCGGGCCGGCAGGTTCTTGCACAGATGATTGCCGATACCATCAACGAGATGGACTTGGATGTTCCGAGGGAAGAATGGTTCCTGCGCGATACGGTTGTTCCCGGTACCGGAAATCTTTATCACCTGAAGTACAATTCTTATCCTGATTACGATGTGCAGGTTTTAAAGACAGTGGATGCGGAAGGGAAACGCTACCGCGGATCCAAAGATGCTCCCATTGTGGTAATTGGCGACAGCAATGCCGATTTCGGCTGGAACAGTTCTTCTAACATTGGCGCCTACATTGCGCAGGCGACAGGGATAGAAACGTTTACGCGCAGCCGTATCGGTGGCGGAAACCTGGGCCCGACCTTGTTCAAGAACCGCTCGGAATTCCTGGAAGGCAAAAAGATGGTGGTCTGGGTGTTTGACGGCCGCGAACTTTACGGCGATTTCAGCATGCCGGAATTTTAGCTTTTTACGAAAATGGCGGTGGCGTGCGCCATGGTGCCGTTGATTTGCGCCTTGCTGCTGCACCATTCGTGGCCGACGCGCGGTTATGCGAACAGTCGGACGACTCTCTGGAGGCCTGCGACAAGGCGGTCGATATCGCGCTTCAGGGTGTAGGCGCCAAAGCTCAGGCGGAGCGTGGCATCTACGCCGAAGCGGTCCATCACAGGCTGGGCACAGTGGTGCCCGCTACGCACGGCCACGTTCTCTTCGTCTAGAATCATGGCGGCGTCGCCCACGGCAATCTCGCCGAGAGTGACACTCAAAAGGGCGCCGCGTTCCTTCGGGTTCCCGAGTACTTTCACCTGCGGGATTTTCGCAAGCTGTTCCAGCGCGTACTGCGTGATTTCTGCTTCGTGCCTGCGGATGTTTTCGATGCCCTTCTCGTTAATCCATTCGATGGCTTTGCCGAGGCCGATGACTTCGGCAATCATGGGCGTGCCGGCCTCGAAGCGGGCGGGAACGTCGGCGTACGTTGTCTTTTCGAAGGTGACGTTCTTGATCATCTCGCCGCCGCCGTGCCAGGGGGGCATGCTATCCAGAACGTCGTACTTGCCGTAGAGCACGCCCACGCCTGTGGGGCCGTACATCTTGTGCCCGCTGAAGGCGAGGAAATCGCAGTCGAGTGCCTGCTCGTCAATCTTGATGTGGCTGGAACTCTGGGCGCCGTCAATCAGGATCTTTGCCTGCGGGGCGGCGGCGCGAACGGTCTTGATGATTTCTGCAATCGGGTTCACGGTGCCGACGGCATTGCTCACGTGTGTCACCGCGACCATCTTGGTTCGTGGGTTGAGCAAACCCGGGAGCTGTTCCAGGTCGAGGTCTCCGTCATCTTTCACGGGGATGACCCTGATCTTTGCGCCCTTCATCTCGGCGACGAGCTGCCAGCTCACGATGTTCGCGTGGTGCTCGAGCCCGCTAATCAAAATTTCGTCGCCGGCCTCAAAGAACTTGCGCCCGTAACTCCACGCCACCAGATTGATGCTCTCGGTGGTGCCGCGTGTGAACACGATCTCGTCTTCGCTCTTGGCGTTCAAGAATTTGGCGACGCTTTTGCGGGTCGCCTCGAAGGCCTCGGTGGTGCGGGCGCTCAAGCGGTAAACGCCGCGCTTCACGGAGCTGTAGTGTTCGCGGTAAAAGTCGTCCATCACGCTAATGACGCACTCCGGTTTTTGCGTCGTGGCGGTGCTGTCCAAAAAGGCGAGGGGCTTAGGCTCCTTGTCGCCCGCGACAAGCATCGGGAATTCGCTGCGGATTTTTTCGGCGTCAAAAGTCATTGTTTGTGGCATGCGCCAAATTTAGATAA
The sequence above is drawn from the Fibrobacter sp. UWP2 genome and encodes:
- a CDS encoding aminotransferase class V-fold PLP-dependent enzyme; amino-acid sequence: MPQTMTFDAEKIRSEFPMLVAGDKEPKPLAFLDSTATTQKPECVISVMDDFYREHYSSVKRGVYRLSARTTEAFEATRKSVAKFLNAKSEDEIVFTRGTTESINLVAWSYGRKFFEAGDEILISGLEHHANIVSWQLVAEMKGAKIRVIPVKDDGDLDLEQLPGLLNPRTKMVAVTHVSNAVGTVNPIAEIIKTVRAAAPQAKILIDGAQSSSHIKIDEQALDCDFLAFSGHKMYGPTGVGVLYGKYDVLDSMPPWHGGGEMIKNVTFEKTTYADVPARFEAGTPMIAEVIGLGKAIEWINEKGIENIRRHEAEITQYALEQLAKIPQVKVLGNPKERGALLSVTLGEIAVGDAAMILDEENVAVRSGHHCAQPVMDRFGVDATLRLSFGAYTLKRDIDRLVAGLQRVVRLFA
- a CDS encoding glutamine synthetase III, producing the protein MSVSYRKKTINEIAKEPTAPVKPAAPVNVDFYGEDVFNIDAMREYLPKDVCEKLIATINEGAALDPSIAADVAHAMKKWAMDRGATHFTHWFQPLTGSTAEKHDSFLEPSGGKAIMVLSGKNLIVGEPDASSFPSGGLRSTFEARGYTAWDPTSPAFIKRHGNGATLCIPTAFCSYTGEALDKKTPLLRSLQALSKSTRRLMTCFKAGPKKTTVTLGAEQEYFLIDKRFYLQRPDLYQAGRTLFGAAPAKHQQMDDHYFGSIPARILNFMNEVETELWKLGIPAKTRHNEVAPAQFELAPMFEEVNLACDHNMMIMEVLRNVADKNGLVCLLHEKPFAGVNGSGKHNNWSLSYGKGNLLNPGKDPHQNAVFLTTLCAIIYAVDTHADLLRMTVAGAGNDHRLGANEAPPAIVSMFLGDQLMDVIEQIEQGVPKSSKQAGALRIGADMLPALPRDATDRNRTSPFAFTGNKFEFRAPGSSQSCSEPNVVLNTIVAEAFDMISEQLEKLDEKNFHTGLQKILQKIVKEHKRVIFNGNGYTDEWIAEAERRGLPNIRTSVEALKALTKEENIQLFEKYGVMNRREMESRYEINVEDFHKRIHIEGEVCRDMAKNIILPKVVEAYSSALKTNEMALNQGFPGVDAYVKSLGEGVKNLSAAIATMEESLNGLHEEILDAMAALRKVVDGLEKVVPDEMWPLPKYREMLFIY
- a CDS encoding tyrosine-protein phosphatase, encoding MGSLGKIFGKVALMAIAALWAACSEDSVSEPSDADVVLSSAGASFVAESSSSSQTPNSSETFAEPGALAIATTVAQDTLELFNFGGVPLDFAADSFLTKFDYGDIVTLMIDGYDTLDVPVTANFNDVTVGEFFLYASGGTNNVMLELSYGQAAEAFGITRGAKFPINAAVQLKEKSGYLAYWAMSENILMSGDPEMYPGLSIEEFANFRMVKTRGMGEGVLYRSSSPVDPALARNTYADSLSKVAGVATFVNLANSEEGAASFTGFAESYYATQNVVYLELQPSFANTSFKEGLVQGFRYIADHDGPYLVHCTYGMDRTGFTIAVLEALMGATASEIKDDYVQTHKNFYLYSKDGYSPLTVEHLDLYKKIIAKNLQAAYNLVDVDISDFENADLAAATEKYLLAIGMQKSEIAALKNRLSAP
- a CDS encoding sigma-54-dependent Fis family transcriptional regulator produces the protein MTTEAEEIERLKAEIKALRDIIDEKPGKMVGNSGEMRSVYKQIKACAGNDAPALIYGNDGTGKELTARTIAELSPRKGGPFTVLGCANLRESFGNPASAFESELFGYERGAFLGANTRHIGKAEVANGGTLFLDDVSALGLPDQEKLLRFMQGQTFNRLGGNMQLHSDVRLIAASSRNLEEMMQQKLFREDLFYRLNIVQITLPDLAQRKSDILLLAEHFIAQVNLKYGKHVTRLSTPAIDMLMSYHWPGNVQELENCIERAALATTDDCIHSHDLPPTLQTDVTSGTALLPEGGSPLATLMDSYEREILTEALRRNNGNLSAAGRDLSVSPRMMHYKVNRLGIKV